In a genomic window of Aeromicrobium panaciterrae:
- a CDS encoding IclR family transcriptional regulator, with protein sequence MTRPVPAATTTLRVLRFLSSQPVPVSAARIASAVDQPRSSTYHLLSAMTDEGFVIHYPDDRTWGLGIAAWEVGHGFARQEPLARLARLPLARLVDQVGQSAHLVVLQGADVLYVIEERAPGRPPLVTDVGVRLPAHLTASGRAILASLPAAQVRALYPDKAAFTSRTGTGPSSLSELRRLLSATRQRGFATEDGEVTSGFASIAAPITAGTIHAAVAVTWEARTPIDGLAEPVAATAAEISRRLRH encoded by the coding sequence ATGACCCGACCGGTTCCCGCAGCGACGACCACCCTGCGCGTGCTCCGCTTTCTGTCCTCGCAACCGGTCCCCGTTTCAGCGGCCAGGATCGCGTCCGCCGTCGACCAGCCGCGGTCGTCGACCTATCACCTGCTCAGCGCGATGACCGACGAAGGATTCGTCATCCACTATCCCGACGACCGCACGTGGGGCCTCGGCATCGCGGCATGGGAGGTCGGCCATGGCTTTGCCCGCCAGGAACCACTCGCCCGGCTCGCCCGGCTCCCGTTGGCGCGACTGGTCGATCAGGTCGGCCAGTCTGCCCACCTCGTCGTCCTCCAAGGCGCCGATGTCCTCTACGTCATCGAAGAACGAGCGCCCGGCCGACCTCCGCTGGTGACCGATGTCGGCGTACGTCTGCCCGCTCACCTCACCGCGTCGGGTCGCGCAATCCTGGCTTCGCTACCCGCAGCGCAGGTACGAGCGCTCTACCCGGACAAGGCTGCTTTCACCTCGCGTACGGGCACCGGCCCCAGCTCCTTGAGCGAGCTACGTCGATTGCTGTCCGCCACCCGACAACGTGGATTTGCCACCGAGGATGGTGAGGTGACCAGCGGCTTTGCGTCAATCGCGGCACCCATCACCGCGGGGACGATCCATGCAGCGGTCGCTGTCACCTGGGAGGCCCGCACGCCAATCGATGGTCTGGCCGAACCGGTGGCCGCAACCGCAGCGGAAATCTCCCGAAGACTTCGTCACTGA